AGGACACGACTGTGGCACTCAGACATGCATTCGCCGCTCGCCACTGCCAGCAGTGGCCCCTCCAAGTTGCACATTTAAAGACTGCGGCGACTCGAGTCCCCTTCTCTGTCGGCTGATGGCCCTTCAACTAACGCACCTGCCCCACACTTGGCTAAATGGGCCATAGAAAGTGGTAGCGAGCTGTTTTGCTTCgctgcaaattaaataaacccCGTAGATTATAAACTTATGCCCAAAGTGGGGCCTGGAATAAAGACTTCCGTTACAAATGCCTGAAAATGTTTGAGTTGTTTTCTCCATTTACTTATGAGGATTTTAGAGCTACTTTAGAGGCAAGCGAAATGAACTTATAATAAGGCTTAGAATGTGTAGGATTAATGAATGTTTCCACAATATTTCGATCACTGATTACTCTATTAAGGGAGGACGGAATTAGTAAGataacaattttataatttgaaaataaattttacgatttcattttaataaagcTTTATCATTTTAGTCCACTTAATATAAAACACGTTTGCTTCCGACAGttcttatattttatattattatattccgAATCTTTAGCTGTGCCAGACTATGATTGACTGTGCGTCCATCCGTATAAACATAAGAGATCTCGGAAACTTTAGGAGCTAGAGAGTTGACTCTGCAATAATGCTCTCTGCTGGTCGCATCATTCAACCATAGTGTATCCTTTTGCCAATGTAGcatcattttttaatttttgaagggATTCAAATTGCAAGATATCACTGGAATTGCTAAATATCCACTTCCCTAGGAATTAAGTCATAATAAATTAAGATAACCACATTATAATAGGGTTTATTCAGTGTCAGTCGATGATTTGTAACAACTATAAGAAACTAATTAACCTAATCCAAAAGTAGTCGGGAATCACTTGGCCTGACAGCACTTGGCTGCCGTCTTGGCGGCGCATTGGCATTGGCTGTTTCCGGCGCAGTTACCGCCGCACTTTCCGGCTGAGCACTGACAGTCTGAAGGTGGAGATTTCATTATATTAGTATAactttataatatataagtTTCCCCATTTAGGGTGACTGGTACTTACTGTTTCCACATCCCTTGCAAGGCATCTTGTTGGTTGTTTGGTTTGCTTGTTGCGGTGTTTTCAAGTCTTCGAAGCTTTTAAACTTTTTGATGCCTTCTGGGTGGGAAACTCTCCTCTTTATACCCAATCCAGTCCAGTCGAAACTGTGGGCCGTGCTGCCCGATAAGATAAGAAAGCCGTGTGCAGTTCGATCGGCGTGCGCAAAAACATAATTCCTTTTATGCCCGGCGATGATAAAGCGATTTGCACACGCCCTGATAACGAGAATCGAATTGGTGGTGCGCAAAGCAGTGGAAGCACTATAAGAATGCTGCACCTCCAGGCGACAATCATCAAACAGTGATACCTTACGGCTAAGTGAATCgggtttattttaatataaacaaaaaccaaataaaaatcacaTAATGGGTTGCAAGGCTTGTGGAACAAGTGAGTATACAATTAATCCTGGTTAATCCAGTGCGGCTGCTTATTTCCGGATTAAATTCTCAGACTGCCAGTGCTCCGCTACCAAGTGCGGCGACAACTGCGCCTGCAGCCAGCATTGCCAGTGCTCCTGCAAGAACGGACCCAAAGCCAAGTGCTGCTCCACCAAGATATCCAATTAGATAAAAGAACCCTTCTCAAGCTCATCTGTGTGATATACATATAACCCGTCGGCATggaatcaaaataaatacacaatcACTTCAAACTAATGTTTAAAATCAAATCTTTATTGGCCATTTTGACAAGAATAGTTTCCCACTTTAGCTTTAGAAACTGCACACCCAATTAGCGtttgaaattacatttaaaacacTTACACCATGTACACATTTAATTCAAGTACACCGTGAGTACAGGACAATCAAAGTATCCAAATATCAACATTGTTTTTGGCGAGCGTCTCtcgtgtgtatttgtgtgtatctgtgtgttaTGTGGTGTTTGTTTAGAGTTTTTTgggaatgtgtgtgtgcaataGCTTTCATaatgaaacattaaaattttacGTACACATTATTACATATTGTTTCGCAAATTGTGAGTACACAGAAGGAAATCCGCTCTCGTTCACATTTAAGTGGTTTATGTTTATtgaattgtatatttttttggggtGTACTTAAGTCTTATAAAATTCTTAAGGTTCGCGTACAAAGCTAAGTGTAGTAttgtgttattgttgttggttaCATAGATAAATGATTATGTTTATGATCTCTCATACAAACGTAATATGGTCCTCGTGTCTCTAATAGCTGACTAAAAAGGCAATTGCATGTGGCGCATTTGAAATGCATTGCAAACTCTGCCCAGATGACTCAAACAaacaagttaaaaaaaaatatacattgaTTAGTTTAAATTTTTGCGCATTTTCAGCATTGGAAGCCAATAAAGGAGGGGTTACATAAAGCAATTCAATGTTACTTAGATTATaactaaaattaaagcaaTCAATATCGGCGTTGCTGCTTTCGTTGATTGTTTTTCATCTTTCGTTTAACATAGGCTTAGCACGCGAAGTAATTTGTATATCCAAGTTTTAAAATTAGGcgattaaaattaaaatcaaaatcaaaaatttcgATTCAACAAATAGTTACTCACTAACTAAACCGATTCTCTCGTCAGTTTAATTTAAACGTAATGCTTTGTCACAGACGAACACGTCATATGCAAAATTGAAAtcatatgtatacatatataaaaggtatatataaaaatataaaacaacatGCGGACACATTCTAAAGGTTTATACAACACAGAAATTCTAAATTCTGCTTAAGTCAGACACAATCATAATCACGATATATTATATAGACAATGTTCTGGCTGTGAGCTGAAAGTATTTGTGTTGAGGTGCGCATGCATTGATCTGCTAGATCTaattgttgttgatgttgttctGTGTTTTGGCGTTTCACAAAAAGCTGCAAGGAAAAAGGTAAGAgttcaatataaaatatataaacgaAAACCTACGAAAATAGTTAGTTCTTAGACGCAAGTAGTAGGTACACGAgtaacatttaaaatacacGGCTaacttgtttttaaaaatagtttcaCCATCTGCGTCAAGAAAGAGcttgtgtacatatatacgtatataaatatatatagatattttgCATGTAAATTCGTAATTTGTTTCGTTCCCTGTACGG
This genomic stretch from Drosophila yakuba strain Tai18E2 chromosome 3R, Prin_Dyak_Tai18E2_2.1, whole genome shotgun sequence harbors:
- the LOC26536318 gene encoding metallothionein-2, whose protein sequence is MPCKGCGNNCQCSAGKCGGNCAGNSQCQCAAKTAAKCCQAK
- the LOC6535801 gene encoding metallothionein-4, with the translated sequence MGCKACGTNCQCSATKCGDNCACSQHCQCSCKNGPKAKCCSTKISN